A segment of the Corythoichthys intestinalis isolate RoL2023-P3 chromosome 16, ASM3026506v1, whole genome shotgun sequence genome:
TTTGACATGAGGTGGGGGATGAAGGGAGGTCTCATTTACAGCATTTCCTCTTCTCCACATGCAACAATCTGTTGCAGCGAGGGCATGTGTGGTGCGCATCCTTAAACTGCTTAATAAACAGGGGGATCAGGCAGCAGCACGCCACCAACCTGCAAACAGAACATACAGTCAAACATTTCTTTTGGGGCTTGACATCAAAATAACGATATTGCATAAAGCTTCTCTGACAGAAACCTCACTCACCCGAGGCAGATGAAGAGTAGAACCATGAGCCAGGCGTACATCCCTGGTTTGTAGGCGACGTTGGTCATGACCTGCTGCTGGCATGAGGGGCACGTGGTCATGCCGGAATTAAAACCCAGCGCCGTATCATAGCTCGTGACGTTCTTTTTGCCAGAGTCGAAGCCTGATCCTAAGCCACCGCCTCCACCGGTGTACActgatgaataaaaaaaaaaagttgaaggaTAATCTCTTGGCTGTCGTTGAcagtctaaatcaggggtgtccaaactttttgcaaagggggccagatttggtgtggtaaaaatgtggggggccgaccttggctgacgtcctttacgtagaacaatatatttaagcaaattttatcaAGCCATTctatgtgtcacatttgctttattattttttttaattaaccctttaacacagaacgtgtcggcagcgacgcgattacgcatatcgtctttgaagcttcgtcacgctgtaattacgtcacccacgtgccgctggttggtctcatttgaaagtgcggaagttgatgtccacatcagtttttatttgaagtcaatcgaccaagtaaaacgggaaataatgtcatttgagttttatagttttattgcactcataaatacgcattaaaacgctgcatggacaatgtatctatctccatatttccatcatttcttgtcctttttcaaaaccaaaagcagcacaaaagactatttATCcctagagccgttgtgatgtcaagaaggacgaactgaATGTGaagatttttaataaatatccgagtgaggcgccaactaagaaaAGGGAGGCAtgtgaagcaagcaacggccggttggattgagcgagcgacttaaacgtgcagaatgaatctaaaactaaatttagcgcaagctaatgcattatttcattaactcaaggaacaaGAtgggccgtatttgtcgttgttttcttcggatgagtcggcgtctcggcgaatagaagtgacagcagcgcgcaaacggtgaAAgactaggctgtgtgacgttgtgtgtgacgcagctccgtgacttgTTCAAGAAgacgctttattgagtgcgcccaaaaaaaacaaaaaaacaact
Coding sequences within it:
- the si:ch211-157c3.4 gene encoding lipopolysaccharide-induced tumor necrosis factor-alpha factor homolog-like, translated to MSDIKKNPPPYTIPVEPSGDKVKVYHVHTPFNPVSPEATPAVPVYTGGGGGLGSGFDSGKKNVTSYDTALGFNSGMTTCPSCQQQVMTNVAYKPGMYAWLMVLLFICLGLVACCCLIPLFIKQFKDAHHTCPRCNRLLHVEKRKCCK